A single window of Patescibacteria group bacterium DNA harbors:
- a CDS encoding glucose-6-phosphate isomerase (catalyzes the formation of D-fructose 6-phosphate from D-glucose 6-phosphate) has protein sequence MTKRPLINYDHSLMFAGRPSGSVPLEDEMHELIRRLETVKTEVLRQKRAKLIGFFHSPDALSDIRATEKLAAELRRQYKTLVVIGIGGSDLGARAILHALGPVSGGLAVEFIGANTDPEEIAALLRRLDLKTTVLNIVSKSGDTIEPMSVFFLLRDRLIKAVGLKRHAAQVVATTDRKQGTLRRICELEGYRTLPIPADVGGRFSALTPVGLFPAACAGIDIRKILTGARQVRDSFIAAPAAKNGPLLFAGLHWEAYLRRSQHITVLMPYAEALRDFGFWFRQLWAESLGKKHDRVGRTMFHGFTPVAALGATDQHSQIQLYNEGPLDKTVTFIEVARFREDLDTVAPYPEIEGAAYIGGHTFSEIIHAERLATAIALAKNNRPSGTLTIPGISPQAIGGLMFFFEIAVAAMGELLDINVYDQPGVEAGKRAMCALLGRAGYELDQPKIKH, from the coding sequence ATGACCAAGAGACCCCTGATCAATTACGACCATTCTTTGATGTTCGCCGGCCGGCCGTCTGGTTCGGTGCCGCTCGAAGACGAGATGCATGAGCTGATACGGCGGCTGGAAACAGTGAAGACCGAAGTGTTGCGCCAGAAGCGCGCTAAACTGATCGGTTTTTTTCACAGCCCGGATGCCCTGAGCGATATCCGGGCGACCGAAAAACTGGCCGCCGAATTGCGCCGTCAGTACAAGACTCTCGTGGTCATCGGCATCGGCGGTTCTGATCTCGGTGCCCGGGCGATCCTGCATGCGCTGGGTCCTGTAAGTGGCGGGTTGGCGGTCGAGTTCATCGGCGCGAACACTGATCCGGAAGAGATCGCCGCGCTGCTCAGGAGACTCGACCTCAAGACCACGGTGCTGAACATCGTGTCCAAATCCGGCGACACCATCGAACCGATGAGTGTCTTCTTTTTGCTGCGCGACCGGCTGATCAAGGCCGTCGGTCTGAAGAGACACGCCGCCCAGGTTGTCGCGACGACTGACCGGAAGCAGGGGACCCTGCGCCGCATCTGCGAGCTCGAGGGTTACCGGACGCTGCCGATCCCGGCCGATGTCGGCGGGCGTTTTTCCGCGCTGACGCCGGTGGGCCTGTTCCCGGCCGCTTGCGCCGGCATCGACATCCGGAAAATTTTGACCGGCGCCCGGCAGGTGCGCGACAGTTTCATCGCCGCCCCGGCGGCCAAGAACGGCCCCCTGCTTTTCGCTGGCCTGCATTGGGAAGCCTATCTGCGCCGCTCGCAGCATATCACGGTGCTCATGCCTTACGCCGAAGCCCTGAGGGACTTTGGTTTCTGGTTCCGCCAGCTCTGGGCTGAGAGCCTGGGCAAGAAACACGACCGCGTCGGCCGGACCATGTTCCACGGGTTCACTCCCGTCGCCGCGCTCGGCGCCACGGATCAGCATTCGCAGATCCAGTTATATAATGAAGGCCCGCTCGACAAGACCGTCACTTTCATCGAAGTGGCCAGGTTCCGCGAGGATCTCGACACGGTCGCTCCGTATCCGGAGATCGAGGGCGCGGCCTATATCGGCGGTCACACTTTCAGCGAGATCATCCATGCGGAGCGACTGGCCACGGCCATCGCGCTCGCGAAGAATAACCGGCCGTCCGGCACTTTGACCATTCCCGGCATCTCGCCGCAGGCCATCGGCGGTCTGATGTTCTTTTTCGAGATCGCGGTCGCGGCCATGGGCGAACTCCTGGACATCAACGTCTACGACCAGCCCGGCGTCGAAGCCGGCAAGCGCGCCATGTGCGCCCTGCTCGGACGGGCCGGCTACGAATTGGATCAGCCCAAAATCAAACACTGA
- a CDS encoding putative glycoside hydrolase encodes MNWRLLTAGLAKRVRVGWKNFSEAASPLAARYGLLAVIVFALPLLVFFSRQAAIEARRPIFFSDRPDFAAVSARSLPSEPGEDRRPIPAVVKGVYVSADTVGEKRRFNEIIKLVGETEINALVIDLKNYRSELAFTAERPELRPFVAPQTPLGRLPELTERLHEEGIYLIGRVPVFQDQTFSTRHPEYAVKKAGGGVWRDHRGLAWLDPASKAVWKYAVAIAEEAAAAGFDEIQFDYIRFPSDGDLSTIVYDVYDGRTPKAEVMRGFFRYLDHELRLKHNIRISVDLFGLVMWQHQTDMNIGQRLDAALPSFDYISPMVYPSHYPAGFNGYANPALYPYEVVYKNLVRGQEVPKKILADAAADAGAEVPKLATIRPWIQDFNMGAVYDAAKVRAQIKASMDGGASGWLLWNAANVYTAGALEKGS; translated from the coding sequence ATGAATTGGCGTCTTCTGACGGCCGGATTGGCGAAACGCGTCCGCGTCGGCTGGAAAAATTTCTCTGAAGCCGCGTCGCCGCTCGCGGCCAGATACGGGCTTCTGGCCGTCATCGTTTTCGCGTTGCCGCTCCTGGTTTTTTTCAGCCGCCAGGCGGCCATTGAAGCGCGCCGGCCGATCTTTTTTTCCGACCGGCCAGATTTCGCCGCGGTCAGCGCCCGGTCGCTGCCGTCGGAGCCCGGCGAGGACCGGAGGCCGATACCAGCGGTCGTCAAAGGCGTCTATGTCTCCGCGGATACGGTGGGCGAAAAGCGTCGTTTCAACGAGATCATCAAGCTGGTCGGGGAGACCGAGATCAACGCCCTGGTGATCGACCTGAAGAATTATCGCAGCGAGCTCGCTTTCACGGCGGAGCGGCCCGAGCTGCGTCCGTTCGTGGCGCCCCAGACGCCTCTCGGACGGCTTCCTGAATTGACCGAGCGCCTCCACGAGGAGGGGATCTATCTGATCGGTCGGGTGCCGGTCTTTCAGGACCAGACCTTCAGCACCCGGCATCCGGAATACGCGGTGAAAAAAGCCGGCGGCGGCGTCTGGCGCGACCATCGCGGTCTGGCCTGGCTTGATCCGGCCTCCAAAGCGGTCTGGAAATACGCCGTCGCTATCGCCGAGGAAGCGGCCGCGGCCGGTTTCGACGAGATCCAGTTCGATTACATCCGTTTTCCGTCGGATGGCGATCTGAGCACCATCGTTTACGACGTCTATGACGGCCGGACGCCCAAAGCCGAAGTCATGCGCGGCTTTTTCCGCTATCTGGACCACGAGCTCCGTTTGAAACACAACATCCGCATCTCGGTTGACTTGTTCGGCTTGGTCATGTGGCAGCACCAAACCGACATGAACATCGGCCAGCGTCTCGATGCGGCTCTGCCGAGCTTCGATTACATCTCGCCGATGGTCTATCCGTCGCATTATCCGGCCGGTTTCAACGGTTACGCCAACCCGGCACTGTATCCTTACGAGGTCGTCTACAAGAATCTGGTGCGCGGCCAGGAGGTCCCGAAGAAGATCCTGGCCGACGCGGCCGCTGATGCCGGGGCCGAGGTTCCGAAACTCGCGACCATCAGGCCCTGGATCCAGGATTTTAACATGGGAGCGGTTTATGACGCCGCGAAAGTGCGCGCCCAGATCAAGGCTTCGATGGATGGCGGAGCAAGCGGCTGGCTGCTTTGGAATGCCGCCAATGTTTATACGGCCGGCGCTCTTGAGAAAGGGAGCTGA
- a CDS encoding peptidylprolyl isomerase: MRKDLIFSAAILGLLAVGAGCVGTGQVAIPPDRMNTESALSTAPRNPLEAIERAKTMSAPAVSEQSAENTSMNNISVPTPRPVKFPGILSEAELQGKVAVISTAKGQIVFEIDGQAGPRAASNFIALVKSGFYDGLKFHRVVPGFVIQGGDPLGNGTGGPGYKFEDDQVTGEYLAGTVAMANSGPDTNGSQFFICLEDLRASLEKKYSIFGRVISGLDVVRAISVDDVMESVAIEDRR, from the coding sequence ATGCGAAAAGATCTCATTTTTTCAGCAGCGATCCTCGGACTTCTGGCTGTCGGCGCCGGTTGTGTCGGAACTGGCCAAGTGGCCATTCCTCCCGATCGCATGAATACCGAATCGGCGCTCTCGACCGCGCCGCGTAATCCGCTCGAAGCCATCGAACGCGCTAAAACCATGTCGGCTCCGGCCGTATCCGAGCAGTCGGCAGAAAATACGTCTATGAATAACATTTCCGTTCCGACGCCGCGTCCGGTTAAATTCCCCGGCATCCTCTCCGAGGCCGAACTTCAGGGTAAAGTCGCCGTGATCTCGACCGCCAAAGGTCAGATCGTCTTCGAGATCGACGGTCAGGCTGGTCCGCGCGCGGCTTCGAATTTCATCGCCCTGGTGAAGAGCGGTTTCTATGACGGTCTGAAATTCCATCGGGTGGTGCCCGGATTCGTCATCCAGGGCGGCGACCCGCTCGGCAATGGCACTGGCGGTCCCGGTTACAAGTTCGAGGATGATCAGGTCACTGGCGAATATCTGGCCGGCACCGTGGCTATGGCCAACTCCGGTCCGGACACCAACGGCAGCCAGTTCTTCATCTGTCTGGAGGATCTGCGGGCTTCTCTGGAAAAGAAATATTCCATCTTCGGCCGCGTCATCTCCGGACTCGACGTGGTCCGCGCAATCAGCGTGGACGACGTGATGGAGAGCGTCGCCATCGAAGATCGCCGCTGA
- a CDS encoding class I SAM-dependent methyltransferase yields MSAADQVLQDIEKRSKWEFLPIIGSEKGALIEQLLAAKKPCLAVDIGAMVGYATVLIANRLSPGCRVIGLEISNELADRAEENIRRAEVADRASIIRGDARVGLKQIAGPIDLVLLDAQKSQYLGCLKKLESRLSPGAVIIANGTSSFHKEVRGYLDYVKSSAAYESSSHVFGADAMEVSIFKG; encoded by the coding sequence ATGTCCGCCGCCGATCAGGTTCTCCAGGATATTGAAAAAAGATCCAAGTGGGAATTTTTGCCGATCATCGGGTCGGAGAAGGGTGCCCTGATCGAACAGCTCCTGGCCGCGAAGAAGCCTTGTCTGGCCGTGGACATCGGAGCCATGGTCGGCTACGCCACGGTGCTGATCGCGAACCGGCTTTCACCCGGTTGTCGCGTTATTGGTTTGGAGATCAGCAATGAGCTGGCGGATCGGGCGGAGGAAAATATCCGCCGCGCCGAGGTCGCGGATCGGGCGTCGATCATCCGCGGCGATGCCCGGGTCGGCCTGAAGCAGATCGCCGGTCCGATCGATCTGGTGCTCCTGGACGCCCAGAAGTCGCAATATCTCGGCTGCCTGAAGAAGCTGGAGTCGCGGCTGAGTCCGGGGGCGGTCATCATCGCCAATGGCACCTCTTCCTTTCATAAGGAAGTGCGCGGTTATCTCGATTACGTCAAGAGTTCCGCGGCTTATGAGAGTTCGAGCCATGTTTTCGGCGCTGACGCGATGGAAGTCAGCATCTTCAAAGGCTGA
- a CDS encoding GerMN domain-containing protein, translating into MNKAIYICLIVGVVVLGFAAGRLTGEGQAGNTAIVKRLFPLLPAPPKETAAIDPAPVEAKEPSAALIVEVPGDGAAVSPVFEVAGRAKMNGGAIMIEITDVSGQVLFRERTPVTGNPGDDYGRFSQSVSLDAADVREIRVSVAFETADGGLSDEAIVRTVFLSDPDSFAIKIYLNRMGVEASSQCDSVEAVERIVSSKGAVYRSAIAELLKGPTAEEKTAGLYSSLPRGATLRSVATDADGVVTADFYRTLESGVAGSCRVQAIRAQITSTLQQFPEVRGVVISVNGRTEDVLQP; encoded by the coding sequence ATGAATAAAGCGATCTACATTTGTCTTATCGTCGGCGTCGTGGTTCTTGGTTTTGCCGCCGGCCGTCTGACTGGCGAGGGACAGGCCGGGAACACAGCCATCGTCAAACGTTTGTTTCCGCTTCTGCCGGCGCCGCCCAAAGAGACCGCGGCCATCGATCCTGCGCCAGTCGAAGCCAAAGAACCTTCGGCCGCGCTGATCGTTGAGGTTCCCGGCGATGGCGCCGCGGTCAGCCCGGTTTTCGAGGTCGCTGGCCGCGCTAAAATGAACGGCGGCGCGATCATGATCGAGATCACCGATGTCAGCGGCCAGGTCCTTTTCCGCGAGCGCACACCTGTTACCGGAAATCCGGGCGATGACTACGGCCGCTTCAGCCAGAGCGTCTCTTTGGATGCGGCTGATGTCCGGGAGATCAGGGTCAGCGTCGCTTTCGAGACCGCCGACGGCGGACTGTCCGACGAAGCGATCGTCAGGACCGTGTTTCTCAGCGACCCTGATTCGTTCGCGATCAAGATCTACCTGAATCGGATGGGCGTCGAGGCGTCCAGCCAATGCGACAGTGTTGAAGCCGTCGAGCGGATCGTGTCGAGCAAGGGTGCGGTCTATCGTTCCGCGATCGCCGAGCTGCTCAAAGGACCGACGGCTGAGGAAAAGACCGCCGGGTTGTATTCTTCCTTGCCGCGCGGCGCGACGCTCCGGTCGGTCGCGACCGACGCCGACGGCGTCGTCACTGCTGATTTCTACCGCACGCTCGAATCCGGCGTGGCCGGTTCCTGCCGCGTCCAGGCCATCAGAGCCCAGATCACTTCGACCTTGCAGCAGTTCCCGGAAGTCCGCGGCGTGGTCATCAGCGTCAATGGCCGCACCGAGGACGTCCTGCAGCCTTAG
- a CDS encoding kelch repeat-containing protein has protein sequence MKKFFILILIIGAVAGFYYWQVLGSDKFGLWPDPVYELPNYVFAERPVRTEGGYWLLARPMPTARVGLAATQINGRIYAIGGVDRWGQTVKTVEVFDTFTNSWSAAPGLPVPLHRAAAVAQGGLVYVIGGLQGAALKPTDGLYIYDPKTSSWTAGPAIPQLIGGALAIATDDQIHVFGGRNSFGSLGTHFVFDILAGQWSKADDMISVREGMAGDEFGGHIYLAAGRSGSRALNLGTFESFDLAAEQWDALEALPTPRGNLGAAYVKGRLYVFGGEGMSSALDQIEAYDAGRHVWQSVGRLPVPLQGFGTASINDRVYIIGGGRRPGWSVSDLTLVYIP, from the coding sequence ATGAAGAAGTTTTTCATCCTGATCCTCATCATCGGAGCGGTCGCCGGATTTTATTATTGGCAGGTTCTGGGATCGGACAAGTTCGGACTGTGGCCGGATCCGGTCTACGAATTGCCGAATTACGTTTTTGCCGAGCGTCCGGTCAGGACCGAGGGCGGCTATTGGCTGCTGGCGCGTCCTATGCCGACGGCCCGGGTCGGTTTGGCGGCCACTCAGATCAACGGCCGGATCTATGCGATCGGCGGCGTCGACCGCTGGGGCCAGACCGTGAAGACCGTCGAGGTCTTCGATACGTTCACCAATTCCTGGTCCGCGGCTCCGGGTCTGCCTGTGCCGCTGCATCGCGCCGCCGCGGTCGCGCAGGGCGGGTTGGTGTACGTCATCGGCGGACTGCAGGGGGCGGCTCTGAAACCGACGGACGGCCTGTATATCTACGACCCCAAGACCAGTTCTTGGACAGCCGGACCGGCCATACCGCAGCTCATCGGCGGCGCTTTGGCGATAGCGACTGACGACCAGATTCATGTTTTCGGCGGCCGCAATTCTTTCGGATCGCTGGGCACGCATTTCGTTTTTGATATCTTGGCCGGCCAGTGGTCCAAAGCGGATGATATGATCTCCGTGCGCGAGGGGATGGCTGGCGATGAATTCGGAGGGCATATCTATCTCGCCGCCGGCCGGTCCGGTTCGCGGGCCCTGAATCTGGGGACCTTCGAGAGTTTCGATCTCGCCGCCGAGCAATGGGACGCGCTCGAAGCCTTGCCGACGCCGCGCGGCAACCTCGGTGCGGCCTACGTCAAAGGCAGACTTTATGTCTTCGGCGGCGAAGGCATGAGTTCCGCTCTTGATCAGATCGAGGCTTATGACGCCGGTCGTCATGTTTGGCAGTCGGTCGGACGCCTGCCGGTGCCGCTTCAGGGATTCGGAACCGCCTCGATCAACGACCGGGTCTATATCATCGGCGGCGGCCGCCGTCCCGGCTGGTCGGTGAGCGATCTGACTCTGGTCTATATTCCCTGA
- the xseA gene encoding exodeoxyribonuclease VII large subunit: protein MPAMSVAEFIEFLNTALSAAVFPAGVDVEGEVAEYRVSQDKWIWFLLKDEQATVSCFATVWQLRQPLEDGLRVRIHGQPKVHAKSGKFSITVERAEPVGEGALRRAFELLKAKLAAAGLFAAERKRPLPRFPRRIGLIASAESAAYGDFLRILGARWGGLEIVLADVQVQGRAAAGQIASAFQWFDLHPDAADVLVLTRGGGSLEDLQPFNTEEVARAVAGSRIPVVCGVGHERDQTLADFAADVRASTPTNAAEIVVPDRRELSAAVEARSETLVSSLRSLVAARGALVADLASRLEASVRRGLAASRQRLSGFDAALNLFAAKLARSGEVLTSASQRLFDRMAMRLLASRSNIEGRERLLRGLDPKRLLGRGYAIVRARGRVLKDAALVDIGEELELQLSSGRLAAEVKERRPARVPNENL from the coding sequence ATGCCCGCGATGTCTGTCGCTGAATTCATCGAGTTCCTGAATACGGCTCTATCCGCCGCGGTTTTTCCGGCCGGCGTCGACGTCGAGGGCGAGGTCGCCGAATATCGCGTGTCGCAGGACAAATGGATCTGGTTCCTGCTCAAGGACGAACAGGCGACAGTCTCTTGTTTCGCGACCGTGTGGCAGCTGCGCCAGCCGCTCGAAGACGGTCTGCGCGTCCGCATCCATGGCCAGCCCAAGGTCCACGCCAAGAGCGGCAAGTTCTCGATCACGGTGGAGCGCGCCGAGCCGGTGGGCGAGGGAGCCTTGCGCCGCGCATTCGAATTGCTCAAGGCCAAACTGGCCGCCGCGGGGCTGTTCGCCGCCGAACGCAAACGTCCGCTGCCGCGGTTTCCCCGGCGCATCGGTCTCATCGCCTCGGCCGAGTCGGCTGCTTACGGCGATTTCCTGAGGATCCTTGGCGCCCGCTGGGGCGGATTGGAGATCGTCCTCGCCGACGTGCAGGTCCAGGGCCGCGCGGCCGCCGGACAGATCGCCAGCGCTTTCCAGTGGTTCGACCTGCATCCGGACGCGGCCGACGTGCTCGTGCTCACGCGCGGCGGCGGTTCGCTCGAGGATCTCCAGCCTTTCAATACCGAGGAAGTGGCGCGAGCCGTGGCTGGTTCGCGGATCCCAGTCGTGTGCGGCGTCGGGCATGAGCGCGATCAGACGCTGGCTGATTTCGCGGCTGATGTCCGCGCTTCGACCCCGACGAATGCCGCGGAGATCGTCGTTCCGGATCGGCGCGAACTCAGCGCGGCCGTGGAGGCGCGTTCCGAGACCTTGGTCTCGTCGCTGCGGTCGCTGGTCGCGGCCCGTGGGGCCCTGGTCGCCGATCTCGCTTCCCGGCTGGAGGCGTCGGTGCGGCGCGGCCTGGCCGCCTCGCGGCAGCGTTTGTCCGGTTTTGACGCCGCCCTGAACCTGTTCGCCGCCAAACTCGCTCGTTCAGGCGAGGTCCTGACTTCGGCTTCCCAACGCCTGTTCGACCGGATGGCCATGAGGCTTCTGGCGAGCCGGTCCAACATCGAAGGCCGGGAGCGGCTGCTGCGCGGGCTAGATCCGAAGCGGCTGCTCGGCCGCGGCTACGCCATCGTCCGGGCCCGCGGCCGCGTGCTCAAAGACGCGGCGCTCGTGGACATTGGCGAAGAGCTTGAGTTACAATTGTCCAGCGGCCGGTTGGCCGCCGAGGTCAAAGAACGCCGCCCTGCGCGCGTTCCGAATGAAAATTTATGA
- the xseB gene encoding exodeoxyribonuclease VII small subunit, with amino-acid sequence MSKKKIAGEEIDFGQAYGELESIVAWFEREDTDLDESLAKFERGLTLVRQCKERLQAVENRVSEIKSKFREEQRPEAGQQIL; translated from the coding sequence ATGAGCAAGAAGAAAATCGCCGGCGAGGAGATCGATTTCGGCCAAGCCTACGGAGAACTCGAAAGCATCGTCGCCTGGTTCGAGCGCGAGGATACCGACCTGGACGAGAGCCTGGCTAAATTCGAGCGCGGCCTGACGCTGGTCCGGCAGTGCAAAGAGCGGCTGCAGGCTGTGGAGAATCGCGTGTCCGAGATCAAATCCAAGTTCCGCGAGGAACAGCGGCCTGAGGCCGGCCAGCAAATATTATGA
- the pyrH gene encoding UMP kinase: MAKKQQENFVLSLGGSLIAPKEGINPSFIRSFRDLVLKRAKRGSKFVVVCGGGATARAYQTAAASAAPTLSQDELDRVGIQATVLNARLMLAIFGKSAHGIITDPRVKLPAKTKVIIGAGWEPGCSTDYDALLLAEMIGAGTVINFSNIAYVYDRDPRKFPDAKALKSMTWKQFRQLFGSRWSPGLNSPFDPIAAKAAERAGIRVIIADGRDLANIGRILDGKPFIGTVIS, encoded by the coding sequence ATGGCTAAGAAGCAGCAGGAGAATTTCGTCTTGTCTCTCGGCGGTTCGCTGATCGCGCCGAAAGAGGGGATCAATCCGTCGTTCATCAGGTCGTTCCGCGACCTCGTGCTGAAACGCGCCAAGCGCGGCAGCAAGTTCGTCGTCGTCTGTGGCGGCGGCGCCACGGCACGCGCATACCAGACGGCCGCCGCGTCCGCGGCTCCGACGCTCAGCCAGGACGAACTCGACCGCGTCGGTATCCAGGCCACGGTCCTGAACGCCCGGCTGATGCTCGCGATCTTCGGCAAGTCCGCCCACGGTATCATCACTGATCCGCGCGTGAAGCTGCCCGCCAAGACCAAGGTCATTATTGGAGCCGGCTGGGAACCGGGCTGCTCGACCGATTATGACGCGCTGCTGCTCGCGGAAATGATCGGCGCTGGCACGGTCATCAACTTCTCGAACATCGCTTACGTCTATGATCGCGATCCGCGGAAGTTCCCCGACGCCAAGGCCTTGAAGTCCATGACCTGGAAGCAGTTCCGCCAGCTCTTCGGTTCGCGCTGGAGCCCGGGTCTCAACAGCCCGTTCGATCCCATCGCCGCCAAAGCCGCCGAGCGCGCCGGCATCCGCGTCATCATCGCCGACGGCCGCGATCTCGCGAACATCGGCCGGATTCTCGACGGCAAGCCGTTCATCGGCACCGTGATCAGTTAA
- the rplJ gene encoding 50S ribosomal protein L10: MAKSRAKKNDEVARYADKLAQIKSAIFADLSKLKVNDSNELRRKAEGADVAVVASKKTLLRLALEQAKVTGIDVKTLPGSVSLLLGLSDEVAPAKVLDTFAKTHENVRLLGGLLGSQWMTSEQVTNLAKLPSKEQLIAQVVGTIRAPLSGLVGVMQGNLRQLVYALNAIKDSKSA; the protein is encoded by the coding sequence ATGGCTAAAAGTCGCGCCAAGAAAAACGACGAAGTCGCGCGTTACGCCGATAAGTTGGCTCAGATCAAGTCAGCGATCTTCGCTGACCTGTCCAAGCTCAAGGTGAACGATTCCAACGAGCTTCGGCGCAAAGCCGAGGGTGCGGACGTGGCCGTGGTCGCGTCCAAGAAAACCCTCCTGCGCCTCGCGCTCGAACAGGCCAAGGTCACGGGCATCGACGTCAAGACGCTCCCGGGAAGCGTGTCGCTTCTCCTGGGCCTCTCGGACGAGGTCGCCCCGGCCAAGGTCCTGGATACGTTCGCCAAGACGCACGAGAACGTCAGGCTGCTCGGCGGCCTGCTCGGCTCGCAGTGGATGACGTCGGAACAGGTCACCAACCTGGCCAAGCTGCCTTCGAAGGAACAGCTCATCGCCCAGGTGGTCGGCACGATCCGCGCTCCGCTCTCCGGTCTCGTCGGCGTCATGCAGGGCAATCTCCGCCAGCTCGTCTACGCGCTCAACGCGATCAAGGATTCTAAATCCGCTTAG
- the rplL gene encoding 50S ribosomal protein L7/L12 — MSEEMKNVEVPAKFKDLVASIEKMSVLDLAELVKVLEDKFGVSAAAPMMAMAAAPAAAAAPAEEKSSFDVELTDSGANKIGVIKVIREITQIGLKDAKDMVDAAPKMVKEGVAKADAEAWKKKLEEAGAKVTLK, encoded by the coding sequence ATGTCAGAAGAAATGAAGAACGTCGAGGTCCCCGCCAAGTTCAAGGATCTCGTCGCCTCGATCGAAAAGATGTCCGTCCTCGACCTGGCGGAGCTCGTCAAGGTCCTCGAAGATAAGTTCGGCGTTTCCGCCGCCGCTCCGATGATGGCCATGGCCGCCGCTCCGGCTGCCGCCGCCGCTCCGGCTGAGGAGAAGTCCTCCTTCGACGTCGAGCTGACTGATTCCGGCGCCAACAAGATCGGCGTCATCAAGGTCATCCGCGAGATCACTCAGATTGGTCTGAAGGATGCCAAGGACATGGTCGACGCCGCCCCGAAGATGGTCAAAGAGGGCGTTGCCAAGGCCGATGCCGAAGCCTGGAAGAAGAAACTCGAAGAGGCCGGCGCCAAGGTCACTTTGAAGTAA